A region from the Campylobacter subantarcticus LMG 24377 genome encodes:
- a CDS encoding glutathione-regulated potassium-efflux system protein KefB: MDAFITLFLTAVAVAVVLNVILKKFGIPTIIGYIVTGLFVREFYGFSTNEIIIHIAEFGIVFLMFTIGLEFSFKHLLAMKKEVFLNGSLQMLTCGLVCTLLVTYILGIASHIAMIAGFALALSSTAIVLKILNDNGDINEEYGRKALGILLFQDIAVIPLLLMIDIFSSQNADISKLLFTTLVSAVILLVLLYFIGKYLFTYILKFIIKTNANEIFIATILFTVIGASFLAHSFGFSYSLGAFIAGALIAETQYKHKIEADLVPFRDLLLGFFFISVGLQIDFHLVFENWFLIFVFVSLVLVVKFVVIYGLLVLYTRKRVALKTALSISQIGEFALAVFSLMQVNSLLDEKTAQIFIIVSIVTMVATPFILNNLRKIANAAEGEQNDMAKFYLCDQKMKDHFIIFGYERLGQEVVQKIKKTGIPYLVLENDLNLVELGRSRNENVFFANVAQVETLKIANIEECSVAIITISNEAKLDMLYQVLSNLNKPIKTVLKTSGMGAKIIFPHTDKYLHIVDAEASIARNLVQEALQCRINTSAAE; encoded by the coding sequence GTGGATGCATTTATAACTTTATTTTTGACCGCAGTAGCAGTAGCAGTTGTTTTGAATGTTATACTTAAAAAATTTGGTATTCCAACTATTATAGGTTATATAGTTACAGGTTTATTTGTGCGTGAATTTTATGGCTTTAGCACCAATGAAATCATCATACATATAGCTGAATTTGGTATAGTTTTTTTAATGTTTACCATAGGGCTTGAATTTTCATTTAAGCATCTTTTAGCAATGAAAAAAGAAGTGTTTTTAAACGGAAGTTTGCAAATGCTAACTTGTGGTTTGGTTTGCACTTTGCTTGTAACTTATATTTTAGGTATAGCAAGCCATATCGCGATGATAGCAGGTTTTGCTCTAGCCTTATCCTCCACTGCTATAGTTTTAAAAATACTTAATGATAATGGCGATATTAACGAAGAATATGGCAGAAAAGCTTTAGGAATTTTACTTTTTCAAGATATTGCAGTAATACCACTACTGCTTATGATTGATATATTTAGTTCTCAAAACGCTGATATTTCAAAGCTTTTATTTACGACTTTAGTCAGTGCTGTGATTTTACTTGTTTTGCTTTATTTTATAGGCAAATACCTTTTTACTTATATTTTAAAATTTATCATTAAGACTAATGCAAATGAAATTTTTATCGCGACCATTCTTTTTACTGTGATTGGCGCAAGCTTTTTGGCGCACTCATTTGGTTTTTCATACTCTTTAGGTGCTTTTATAGCCGGAGCTTTGATAGCAGAAACACAATACAAGCACAAAATTGAAGCAGATTTGGTACCTTTTAGAGATTTACTTTTGGGATTTTTCTTTATTAGTGTTGGCTTGCAGATAGATTTTCATCTTGTTTTTGAAAATTGGTTTTTGATTTTTGTATTTGTAAGTTTAGTTTTGGTTGTAAAGTTTGTAGTTATTTATGGTCTTTTGGTTTTATATACTAGAAAAAGAGTAGCATTAAAAACAGCTTTAAGTATTTCTCAAATTGGAGAATTTGCACTCGCAGTATTTTCACTCATGCAAGTTAATTCACTTTTAGATGAAAAAACTGCGCAAATTTTTATCATAGTTTCTATTGTAACAATGGTTGCAACACCATTTATTTTAAACAATCTTAGAAAAATAGCCAATGCGGCTGAGGGTGAGCAAAATGATATGGCTAAATTTTATCTTTGTGATCAAAAAATGAAGGATCATTTTATTATTTTTGGTTATGAAAGATTAGGTCAAGAAGTCGTACAAAAAATCAAAAAAACAGGTATTCCTTATTTGGTTTTAGAGAATGACTTGAATTTAGTCGAACTTGGTCGAAGTAGAAATGAAAATGTATTTTTTGCAAATGTTGCACAAGTAGAAACTTTAAAAATAGCCAATATCGAAGAATGCTCAGTCGCGATTATAACCATAAGCAATGAAGCAAAACTTGATATGCTTTATCAAGTGCTTTCCAATCTAAACAAACCTATCAAAACAGTGTTAAAAACAAGTGGTATGGGAGCAAAGATCATCTTCCCTCATACTGATAAATACTTACACATTGTAGATGCAGAAGCTTCCATAGCAAGAAATTTAGTCCAAGAGGCATTACAATGTAGAATCAACACAAGTGCAGCAGAATGA
- a CDS encoding DegQ family serine endoprotease, which yields MKKITILSLAVATSIFSASIDFKQADDNIQRTLPASNPNSILSYHDSIQKVKNSVVNISTSKTVQSSSFGIDDFFNDPYFKQFFGFDFPQAPKSKKNKEVVSSLGSGVIISNDGYIITNNHVVEGAEKITVNLPDSSTEYKAKLIGADPKTDLAVIKIEAKNLPAVTFADSDRLLEGDVVFALGNPFGVGSSVTSGIISALNKNNIGLNQYENFIQTDASINPGNSGGALVDSRGALVGINSAILSGSGGNNGIGFAIPSNMAKSIAQKLIEHGKIERGYLGVVIGALTQDIKKAYTNQEGALITEVQKDSAAYNAGLKRGDLIIKVDKTTVKSPMDLKNYIGSIDPKQAIELTYERDNKIKTAKFMLKTDEKSLQYEKGYIDGLKLVELNAKNKAQYRIPENISGILITEVTPKSKAEKIGFEQGDIIIGIDQYEVSNFKELSKALELNKGKEYVKIWINRGGLVRALLF from the coding sequence ATGAAAAAAATAACTATACTTTCTTTAGCAGTAGCAACTAGCATTTTTAGTGCTAGTATCGATTTTAAACAAGCAGATGATAATATACAAAGAACTTTACCAGCTAGTAATCCAAATTCCATACTTTCTTATCATGATTCTATACAAAAGGTAAAAAATTCTGTAGTAAATATCTCAACTTCAAAAACCGTTCAAAGTAGTTCTTTTGGCATTGATGATTTTTTCAATGATCCTTATTTTAAGCAATTTTTTGGTTTTGATTTTCCACAAGCTCCAAAAAGCAAGAAAAATAAAGAAGTGGTAAGCTCACTTGGCTCGGGTGTGATTATCTCAAATGATGGATATATTATAACCAACAATCATGTTGTCGAAGGTGCTGAAAAAATCACTGTAAATTTACCTGATTCAAGCACCGAATACAAAGCAAAATTAATCGGAGCTGATCCCAAAACAGATCTAGCTGTAATAAAGATTGAAGCTAAGAATTTGCCCGCTGTTACTTTTGCTGATTCAGATAGATTGTTAGAAGGTGATGTGGTATTTGCTTTAGGTAATCCTTTTGGCGTGGGAAGTAGTGTTACAAGTGGAATTATCTCGGCTTTAAATAAAAACAATATAGGTTTAAATCAATACGAAAATTTCATTCAAACTGATGCTTCTATCAACCCTGGAAATTCAGGTGGAGCTTTGGTAGATAGTAGAGGAGCTTTAGTCGGGATCAATTCAGCCATACTTTCAGGAAGTGGAGGAAATAACGGTATTGGTTTTGCCATCCCTTCAAATATGGCAAAATCTATCGCACAAAAACTAATCGAGCATGGAAAAATTGAAAGAGGATATTTAGGTGTAGTCATAGGGGCTTTAACTCAAGATATCAAAAAAGCCTATACTAATCAAGAAGGAGCTTTAATCACTGAAGTGCAAAAAGATTCAGCAGCTTATAATGCAGGTTTAAAAAGAGGTGATTTGATCATAAAAGTAGATAAAACCACGGTTAAAAGCCCTATGGATTTAAAAAACTATATAGGAAGTATCGATCCAAAACAAGCGATAGAGTTAACTTATGAAAGAGATAATAAGATTAAAACTGCGAAATTTATGTTAAAAACCGATGAAAAGTCGCTACAATATGAAAAAGGTTATATTGATGGCTTAAAATTAGTTGAATTAAATGCTAAAAACAAAGCCCAATACCGTATACCTGAAAACATTAGTGGTATTTTAATCACCGAAGTTACGCCAAAATCAAAAGCAGAAAAAATAGGCTTTGAACAAGGTGATATTATCATAGGTATCGATCAATATGAGGTTTCAAATTTTAAAGAATTATCAAAAGCTTTAGAGTTAAATAAAGGCAAAGAATATGTTAAAATTTGGATCAATAGGGGCGGTTTAGTTAGAGCTTTACTTTTTTAA
- a CDS encoding DUF2018 family protein gives MDIFDEMFAKTPKEKFIETIKYANLGALENVMEKLLADHIAMIELLEKNNLNETDVAQFQMENSLLIDERKNDFYIGLSAEILGHES, from the coding sequence ATGGATATTTTTGATGAAATGTTTGCTAAAACTCCTAAAGAAAAATTTATAGAAACAATAAAATACGCAAACCTAGGTGCTTTAGAAAATGTAATGGAAAAATTACTAGCAGATCACATTGCTATGATAGAACTTTTAGAAAAAAATAACCTTAACGAAACAGATGTTGCTCAATTTCAAATGGAAAATTCTCTTTTGATAGATGAAAGAAAAAATGACTTTTATATAGGCTTAAGCGCTGAAATTTTAGGGCATGAGAGTTGA
- the hemC gene encoding hydroxymethylbilane synthase produces the protein MQLIIATRKSQLALWQSEHVKEQLLQTHANLKITLEGFKTKGDVLLDSPLAKIGGKGLFTKELEESMLRGDSHLAVHSLKDVPSFFPDGLVLAAISKREVVNDAFLSEHYENLTALPKGAKVGTTSLRRRMQLLALRPDLNIISLRGNINSRLEKLKAKEFDAIILALAGIKRLGLDKTIKHVKAFELDEMIPAASQGALGIESINDEKILKYLECLNDENAFIETHIERDFIKTLEGGCQVPIGINAKILQDNIEIRAIVGLPDASKLLKEKRVIKKQDYVNAGELLAKEMIAKGAREILKEAESMI, from the coding sequence ATGCAATTAATCATCGCAACAAGAAAAAGTCAACTTGCATTATGGCAAAGTGAACACGTAAAAGAACAATTACTGCAAACACATGCAAATTTAAAAATTACACTAGAAGGATTTAAAACCAAAGGCGATGTTTTACTTGACTCACCTTTGGCAAAAATAGGTGGAAAAGGACTTTTCACAAAAGAACTTGAAGAAAGCATGTTAAGAGGCGATTCGCATTTGGCTGTACATAGCTTAAAAGATGTGCCAAGTTTTTTCCCTGATGGTCTAGTTTTAGCTGCTATTTCAAAAAGAGAAGTTGTGAATGATGCTTTTTTAAGCGAACATTATGAAAACCTAACTGCACTTCCAAAAGGTGCAAAAGTTGGCACCACAAGCCTTAGAAGAAGAATGCAACTTTTAGCATTAAGACCTGATTTAAATATCATTTCTTTAAGAGGCAATATCAACTCACGCTTAGAAAAACTTAAAGCAAAAGAATTTGATGCGATCATTTTAGCGTTAGCTGGTATCAAACGTTTAGGTTTAGATAAAACAATTAAACATGTCAAAGCTTTTGAGCTTGATGAGATGATACCTGCAGCCTCTCAGGGTGCTTTAGGCATAGAAAGTATTAATGATGAAAAAATTTTAAAATACCTAGAATGCTTAAATGATGAAAATGCCTTTATAGAAACTCATATAGAAAGAGACTTTATCAAAACTTTAGAAGGTGGCTGTCAAGTACCTATAGGCATTAATGCAAAAATTCTTCAAGATAATATAGAAATTCGTGCCATAGTAGGCTTGCCTGATGCAAGTAAATTGCTAAAAGAAAAAAGAGTTATTAAAAAACAAGACTATGTTAATGCAGGTGAACTTTTGGCTAAAGAAATGATAGCAAAAGGAGCAAGAGAAATTTTAAAAGAAGCAGAGAGTATGATATAA
- the hemA gene encoding glutamyl-tRNA reductase, whose amino-acid sequence MHYYCISFTHKNTDITTREKLSFSNEDKKRELLKLIHTNNKILESLVLSTCNRVEILLFVGELEGVGEHVLKTLSLLCNVDKENLNSKADFYEDSGAIHHLFSVASSLDSLVIGETQIAGQLKEAYKFALQEQRCGVHITRAIHYAFKCAANVRNQTEISKNPISVASVAVAKAKELVNLENKTAVVIGAGEMSELACKHLLNAKAKVLILNRDIEKARKLCKDLGENASCESIANLKNTLNQYEVFFSATNAPHAIITHDLLEEKNYKRYFFDIAVPRDIDVKANEKNIVYAVDDLEEVVRKNLTLREHQAQIAYSIVGTMTNEFFQHLSKLATLPLVKQFRLQADGIVNKELQKAIEKGYLKHSNHEEARKLIRQVMNAFLHHPSVNLKKLSGTMQNDSVINAMRYVFDLKNENMEGLNLYKCEFNLENNHEI is encoded by the coding sequence ATGCATTATTATTGCATCAGCTTTACGCACAAAAATACAGATATTACTACTAGAGAAAAACTTTCCTTTTCTAATGAAGACAAAAAAAGAGAATTACTAAAATTAATCCATACTAATAATAAAATTTTAGAAAGTTTAGTGCTTAGCACTTGCAATAGGGTTGAAATTTTACTTTTTGTAGGAGAATTAGAAGGTGTTGGCGAGCATGTTTTAAAAACTTTAAGTTTACTTTGTAATGTTGATAAAGAAAATCTTAACTCCAAGGCAGATTTTTATGAGGATAGTGGTGCTATTCACCATCTTTTTTCTGTAGCTAGTTCACTTGATAGCTTGGTTATTGGTGAAACACAAATTGCCGGACAATTAAAAGAAGCGTATAAGTTTGCTCTGCAAGAGCAAAGGTGTGGTGTGCATATAACTAGAGCTATTCATTATGCTTTTAAATGCGCAGCCAATGTTAGAAATCAAACTGAAATTTCAAAAAATCCTATCTCAGTCGCTTCAGTAGCAGTAGCAAAAGCTAAAGAGCTTGTAAATTTAGAAAATAAAACAGCTGTTGTTATTGGGGCAGGTGAGATGAGTGAATTAGCCTGTAAGCACCTTTTAAATGCAAAAGCTAAAGTGCTTATACTTAATAGAGACATAGAAAAAGCAAGGAAGCTTTGTAAAGATTTAGGCGAAAATGCAAGTTGTGAAAGTATTGCGAATTTAAAAAATACCTTAAATCAATATGAAGTTTTTTTTAGTGCTACTAATGCTCCACATGCTATCATAACTCATGATTTATTAGAAGAAAAAAATTATAAAAGATATTTTTTTGATATAGCAGTGCCTAGGGATATCGATGTAAAAGCAAATGAAAAAAATATAGTCTATGCTGTTGATGATTTAGAAGAAGTTGTAAGAAAAAATTTAACTCTAAGAGAACATCAAGCTCAAATTGCTTACTCTATAGTAGGAACTATGACAAATGAGTTTTTTCAGCATTTAAGCAAGCTAGCAACCTTGCCTTTAGTGAAACAATTTCGTTTGCAAGCTGATGGAATTGTCAACAAAGAATTGCAAAAAGCTATAGAAAAAGGGTATTTAAAACACTCAAATCATGAAGAAGCAAGAAAGCTTATAAGACAAGTAATGAATGCCTTTTTGCACCATCCTAGTGTAAATCTTAAAAAACTAAGCGGAACCATGCAAAATGATTCAGTGATTAATGCAATGCGTTATGTATTTGATTTAAAAAATGAAAATATGGAAGGTTTAAACCTTTATAAATGTGAATTTAATTTGGAGAATAATCATGAAATTTAG
- a CDS encoding co-chaperone-curved DNA binding protein A, whose translation MSNSLYDTLGVAKNASADEIKKAYRKLARRYHPDINKEAGAEEKFKEINAAYEILSDEQKRAQYDRYGDSMFGGQSFHDFSRNAGEADINDILNSIFGGGFGGFGGGFNSSNNFKSSFGGFEEDLDLQASIKIPFEKGILGGEHVVNINNEQVKIKIPHGIKDGEKLRIRGKGKNFQGHSGDLILKVELEQSDKYEREDDDLYKKVEISLKTALFGDKISVHTPRKEVKITIPPNSKNNQKIRIKGYGVQNRKTDLYGDMYLILNVKIPDINTLDSDFVKILEEKLP comes from the coding sequence ATGAGTAATAGTTTATACGATACTTTAGGTGTTGCTAAAAATGCTAGTGCGGATGAGATAAAAAAAGCTTATAGGAAATTAGCAAGACGATACCACCCTGATATCAACAAAGAAGCAGGTGCTGAGGAAAAATTTAAAGAAATCAATGCCGCATATGAGATTTTAAGCGATGAGCAAAAAAGAGCTCAGTATGATAGATATGGTGATTCAATGTTTGGCGGGCAAAGTTTTCATGATTTTTCAAGAAACGCAGGTGAAGCTGATATTAATGATATTTTAAATAGTATCTTTGGTGGAGGTTTTGGGGGCTTTGGTGGAGGTTTTAATTCTAGTAATAATTTTAAAAGTAGTTTTGGAGGTTTTGAAGAAGATTTAGACTTGCAAGCTAGTATAAAAATTCCTTTTGAAAAAGGAATTTTGGGTGGTGAACATGTAGTAAATATCAACAATGAACAAGTGAAAATCAAAATTCCTCATGGCATTAAAGATGGAGAGAAACTACGTATAAGAGGTAAGGGTAAAAATTTTCAAGGACATAGTGGAGATTTGATTTTAAAAGTTGAGCTAGAACAAAGCGATAAATATGAAAGAGAAGATGATGACTTGTATAAAAAAGTTGAAATCAGTTTAAAAACAGCTCTTTTTGGTGATAAAATTAGCGTTCATACTCCACGAAAAGAAGTTAAAATCACTATACCACCAAATTCCAAAAACAATCAAAAAATCCGAATCAAAGGCTATGGGGTACAAAATAGAAAAACTGATTTATATGGAGATATGTATTTGATTTTAAATGTAAAAATACCTGATATTAACACACTTGATTCTGATTTTGTAAAAATTTTAGAAGAAAAATTACCTTAA
- a CDS encoding HAD family hydrolase: MINVIFDMDGTLIDSANAIVCAVNEIRADLNLEPLKRDFILDTINTPGQNYAKIFYGVDTYSHTSFKEGYEKYFIKHYDQSVVLFDGVVEVLDFCKKNGCYLAIATNAPQESLVPILKKQNILSYFDKILGVSYGIEAKPDPMMLRLIADEAKYNKSLFIGDSLKDRLCAKNANVDYIHIAWHKEVKEPDEVNDKNTLIEKIQTHMKG; this comes from the coding sequence TTGATTAATGTAATTTTTGATATGGACGGAACTTTAATAGATAGCGCTAATGCTATTGTATGTGCAGTAAATGAAATAAGAGCTGATTTAAATCTTGAACCTTTAAAAAGAGATTTTATCCTTGATACAATCAACACTCCAGGGCAAAACTATGCTAAGATTTTTTATGGCGTTGATACTTACTCTCACACAAGCTTCAAAGAAGGTTATGAGAAGTATTTTATCAAGCATTATGACCAAAGCGTGGTGCTTTTTGATGGAGTAGTTGAAGTTTTGGATTTTTGTAAAAAAAATGGGTGCTATTTGGCCATTGCTACCAATGCGCCACAAGAAAGCTTAGTGCCTATTTTAAAAAAACAAAACATTCTTTCGTATTTTGATAAAATTTTAGGCGTTAGTTATGGTATAGAAGCTAAGCCTGATCCTATGATGTTAAGATTGATTGCAGATGAGGCAAAATACAATAAAAGTCTTTTTATAGGCGATAGCTTAAAAGACAGACTTTGTGCAAAAAATGCAAATGTAGATTATATACATATTGCTTGGCATAAAGAAGTTAAAGAACCAGATGAAGTTAATGATAAAAACACTTTAATAGAAAAAATTCAAACTCACATGAAAGGTTAA
- a CDS encoding heat shock protein transcriptional repressor HspR yields the protein MEHSYDEPVYLISVVAKVLSIHPQTLRQYEKEGLVEPSRTDGKMRLYSQKDIDRIKMILRLTRDLGVNLAGVDVILKLKTKIDEFENTIEELRLELNRRDNPSKSRSVVKHRSNFDLIFLEKIK from the coding sequence ATGGAACACAGTTATGATGAACCGGTATATCTTATCAGTGTTGTGGCAAAGGTTTTAAGTATACACCCGCAAACTTTAAGACAATACGAAAAAGAAGGTTTAGTTGAACCAAGTAGAACTGATGGCAAAATGAGGCTTTATTCACAAAAAGACATTGATCGTATAAAAATGATCTTACGTTTAACTAGAGATCTTGGGGTAAATTTGGCAGGAGTAGATGTGATATTAAAACTCAAAACAAAAATTGATGAGTTTGAAAATACCATAGAAGAGTTAAGATTAGAGCTTAATAGAAGAGATAATCCTTCAAAATCAAGATCGGTTGTCAAACATAGAAGTAATTTTGATTTAATTTTTTTAGAAAAAATCAAATAA
- a CDS encoding polyprenyl synthetase family protein translates to MQKIDQYMHEFLSELNYEPILTMSSKLQGGKKLRSKLLLKIANENEISYKICAIIELIHAASLLHDDVIDEAKLRRGVKSINAEFGAKNAIMLGDILYSKAFYELSLLDLKLAKVISNAVVKLSIGELMDVNLSETFNTNKNAYLQMIYNKTAVLIEASARSGAILAGLDENDFAEYGKNLGLAFQIVDDILDIKGDEQTLGKPAMNDFKEGKTTLAYMYLYEKLNPQDQKILKSYYKKDLSMDELAWIKNKMHEHEIFNQVSQELNTYANNALKSIEKYNIKDLEDIIKSIIEREF, encoded by the coding sequence GTGCAAAAGATCGATCAATACATGCATGAATTTTTATCAGAGTTAAATTACGAACCTATTTTAACGATGAGTTCAAAACTTCAAGGCGGAAAAAAATTACGCTCAAAATTACTTTTAAAAATCGCCAATGAAAATGAAATCAGTTATAAAATTTGTGCCATTATAGAGTTAATTCACGCTGCGAGTTTGCTACATGATGATGTTATTGATGAGGCAAAACTTAGAAGAGGTGTAAAGTCGATCAATGCAGAATTTGGCGCAAAAAATGCCATTATGTTGGGTGATATTTTATATTCAAAAGCTTTTTATGAACTCTCGCTTTTAGATTTAAAACTTGCAAAAGTTATCTCTAATGCAGTAGTAAAGCTTTCTATTGGAGAGTTAATGGATGTAAATTTAAGTGAAACTTTCAACACTAACAAAAATGCTTACTTGCAAATGATATACAATAAAACTGCAGTTTTAATCGAAGCTAGCGCAAGAAGCGGTGCAATACTTGCTGGCTTAGATGAAAATGATTTTGCAGAATATGGTAAAAATTTAGGTTTAGCTTTTCAAATTGTAGATGATATTTTAGATATTAAAGGTGATGAACAAACCTTGGGTAAACCTGCTATGAATGATTTTAAAGAAGGTAAAACCACTCTTGCATATATGTATTTATATGAAAAATTAAATCCACAAGATCAAAAAATACTTAAGTCTTATTACAAGAAAGATTTAAGTATGGATGAGCTTGCTTGGATTAAAAATAAAATGCATGAACATGAAATTTTTAATCAAGTTAGCCAAGAACTAAACACTTATGCAAATAATGCACTAAAATCCATAGAAAAATACAATATAAAAGACTTAGAAGATATTATTAAAAGTATAATAGAAAGGGAATTTTAA
- a CDS encoding FxsA family protein, producing the protein MIAKVNLSAFLVLELIASVLFIVFFGFLNFFMIVFASMFLGAMFLAKTWTNLITMQNTHTNLFGMIKLFSLTIVGILLLIPGILSSFLGILLLFFMAVLKFFTHKKSKKHQTPNNEEEIIDVEIIQEHKKCN; encoded by the coding sequence ATGATAGCAAAAGTCAACCTTAGTGCTTTTTTGGTTTTAGAATTAATTGCAAGTGTTTTGTTTATTGTTTTTTTTGGTTTTTTAAATTTTTTTATGATAGTTTTTGCAAGCATGTTTTTAGGGGCAATGTTTTTAGCAAAAACTTGGACCAATCTCATCACCATGCAAAATACCCATACTAATTTATTTGGTATGATTAAATTATTTTCTTTAACCATAGTAGGAATTTTACTGTTAATACCGGGAATTTTGAGTTCATTTTTAGGCATATTGTTGTTGTTTTTCATGGCAGTTTTAAAATTTTTCACTCATAAAAAATCCAAAAAACACCAAACACCAAACAACGAAGAAGAAATCATTGATGTAGAAATCATACAGGAGCATAAAAAATGCAATTAA
- a CDS encoding proline--tRNA ligase yields MMKFSKFYAVSTKENPKDATLPSHIFLVKGAFVEQIGSGLYNFLPLGKKVLDKIKNIIKEEMDKAGALEVNLSFNTPADLWKESGRFNVFGKELLRFKDRKENDFVLGPTHEEAMVALVRNKVTSYKQLPLHLYQIGLKFRDEARPRFGLLRCREFLMKDGYSFHASEADLDKEFNLMHETYSKILTRLGLEFRAVEADSGAIGGSGSKEFMVLAKNGEDDILLCEHCDYAANIEAAKRAKKTCQDERPEADFATQFHTPNVKTIEELAEFFKINPYYTIKAIAKKAIYENEEKIVVFFVRGDDELQEVKALNAANALELTDASEEELVKAGLVPGFIGFVGLNGVDFYIDHELENETNMIIGANKKDYHLVGINVVNLNKERFKDLAAVKEHDLCPKCQHKLKQSKGIEVGHIFKLGSKYSKAMNASYLDENGKAQFFTMGCYGMGVSRLVAVAIEASHDEKGCIWNKTLAPFILDIIVSNVKDTKAMELAEQIYNHFKDKEVLFDDRNERFGVKINDFELMGFPYALVIGKGLEKDEVELIHRNTLEKQVLKTQEIIPHLEKIL; encoded by the coding sequence ATCATGAAATTTAGTAAATTTTATGCCGTAAGTACAAAAGAAAATCCAAAAGATGCTACACTACCAAGTCATATATTTTTAGTTAAGGGTGCTTTTGTAGAGCAAATTGGAAGTGGCTTGTATAATTTTTTACCTTTAGGAAAAAAAGTTTTAGATAAAATCAAAAACATCATCAAAGAAGAAATGGATAAAGCAGGAGCTCTAGAAGTAAACTTAAGCTTTAACACCCCAGCTGATCTTTGGAAAGAAAGTGGAAGGTTTAATGTATTTGGCAAAGAACTTTTACGCTTTAAAGATAGAAAAGAAAACGATTTTGTTTTAGGACCAACCCACGAAGAAGCTATGGTGGCTTTAGTTAGAAATAAAGTTACTTCATACAAACAACTTCCTTTACACTTATATCAAATTGGCTTGAAATTCAGAGATGAAGCTAGACCTAGATTTGGACTTTTAAGATGTAGAGAATTTTTAATGAAAGATGGCTATAGTTTTCATGCTAGTGAAGCAGATTTAGATAAAGAATTTAACCTCATGCACGAGACTTATAGCAAAATTCTCACACGATTAGGGCTTGAATTTAGAGCTGTTGAGGCTGATAGTGGAGCCATTGGTGGTAGCGGTTCGAAAGAATTTATGGTTTTGGCTAAAAATGGCGAAGATGATATATTATTATGCGAACACTGTGACTATGCAGCTAATATCGAAGCAGCAAAAAGAGCTAAAAAAACCTGCCAAGATGAAAGACCCGAAGCAGATTTTGCAACACAATTTCACACTCCTAATGTAAAAACCATAGAAGAGTTAGCAGAATTTTTCAAGATTAACCCTTACTATACCATTAAGGCTATTGCAAAAAAAGCTATTTATGAAAATGAAGAAAAAATCGTGGTATTTTTTGTGCGTGGTGATGATGAGTTACAAGAGGTTAAAGCACTTAATGCAGCCAATGCGCTAGAATTAACCGATGCAAGCGAGGAAGAATTAGTAAAAGCGGGTTTAGTGCCCGGATTTATCGGCTTTGTGGGGTTAAATGGTGTTGATTTTTATATCGATCATGAACTTGAAAACGAAACAAATATGATTATCGGGGCTAACAAAAAAGATTATCATTTAGTAGGTATTAACGTAGTTAATCTAAACAAAGAACGCTTTAAAGATCTTGCAGCAGTCAAAGAACACGATCTTTGTCCAAAATGCCAACACAAACTCAAACAAAGCAAAGGTATTGAAGTAGGGCATATTTTTAAACTTGGTAGCAAGTATTCTAAAGCAATGAATGCAAGTTATCTAGATGAAAATGGCAAAGCACAGTTTTTTACTATGGGTTGCTATGGCATGGGGGTAAGTCGCTTGGTAGCTGTTGCTATAGAAGCAAGTCATGATGAAAAAGGTTGTATCTGGAATAAAACCTTAGCACCTTTTATTTTAGATATCATTGTTTCTAATGTAAAAGATACAAAAGCTATGGAATTAGCTGAACAAATTTATAACCATTTTAAAGATAAAGAAGTGTTGTTTGATGATAGAAATGAGCGCTTTGGAGTAAAAATCAACGACTTTGAATTAATGGGATTTCCTTATGCTTTAGTTATTGGCAAGGGCTTAGAAAAAGATGAAGTTGAGCTAATCCACAGAAATACCTTAGAAAAACAGGTGTTAAAAACACAAGAAATCATTCCACACTTAGAGAAAATTTTATGA